In Citrobacter sp. RHB25-C09, the following proteins share a genomic window:
- the modF gene encoding molybdate ABC transporter ATP-binding protein ModF codes for MSSLHISQGTFRLSDTKTLQLDSVSLNAGESWAYVGANGSGKSALARALAGELSLLKGERQCHFTRITRLSFEQLQKLVSDEWQRNNTDMLSPGEEDTGRTTAEIIQDEVKDPARCQQLAQQFGITHLLDRRFKYLSTGETRKTLLCQALMSAPELLILDEPFDGLDVASRQQLATLLHALHQSGITLALVLNRFDEIPDFVQYAGVLVDCTLTETGAKADLLQQALIAQLAHSERLAGVALPEPDEPAAGHSLPADEPRIVLNDGVVSYSDRPILDRLSWRVNPGEHWQIVGPNGAGKSTLLSLITGDHPQGYSNDLTLFGRRRGSGETIWDIKKHIGYVSSSLHLDYRVSTTVRNVILSGYFDSIGIYQAVSDRQQKLAQQWLEILGIDKRTADAAFHSLSWGQQRLALIVRSLVKHPTLLILDEPLQGLDPLNRQLIRRFVDVLISEGDTQLLFVSHHAEDAPACITHRLEFVPQGETYIYQQSKLC; via the coding sequence ATGTCATCGTTGCATATTTCGCAAGGCACGTTTCGTCTTAGCGATACGAAAACGCTTCAACTGGATTCCGTTTCTTTAAACGCAGGCGAGAGCTGGGCGTATGTTGGCGCGAATGGAAGCGGGAAGTCAGCGCTGGCTCGCGCACTGGCGGGTGAGCTTTCCCTGCTCAAAGGTGAACGTCAATGCCATTTTACGCGCATCACCCGACTCTCCTTTGAGCAACTGCAAAAACTGGTCAGCGATGAATGGCAACGGAATAACACCGATATGCTCAGCCCTGGCGAAGAGGATACCGGGCGTACCACGGCAGAAATCATCCAGGATGAGGTGAAAGATCCGGCCCGCTGTCAGCAGCTGGCGCAGCAGTTCGGCATTACGCATCTTCTTGATCGTCGCTTTAAATATCTCTCGACTGGCGAGACACGTAAAACGCTACTCTGCCAGGCGCTGATGTCCGCGCCTGAGCTGCTGATCCTTGATGAACCGTTTGACGGTCTGGATGTCGCGTCCCGCCAACAACTGGCCACGCTGCTTCACGCCCTGCATCAGTCCGGGATCACCCTGGCGCTGGTGCTCAACCGTTTTGATGAGATCCCTGACTTCGTTCAGTATGCCGGGGTACTGGTCGACTGTACGTTAACCGAAACCGGAGCCAAAGCAGACCTGCTGCAACAGGCGCTGATCGCGCAACTTGCCCACAGCGAGCGACTTGCAGGGGTTGCATTACCCGAACCCGATGAACCCGCCGCTGGTCACAGTTTACCCGCAGACGAACCGCGGATTGTCCTCAACGATGGGGTCGTTTCCTATAGCGACCGCCCTATTCTCGATCGCCTGAGCTGGCGGGTAAATCCGGGCGAGCACTGGCAGATTGTCGGCCCAAACGGCGCAGGGAAATCGACGCTGTTGAGTCTGATAACCGGCGATCATCCGCAGGGGTACAGCAACGACCTGACGCTGTTTGGTCGTCGACGCGGCAGTGGCGAAACCATCTGGGATATTAAAAAGCATATCGGCTACGTCAGCAGCAGTCTGCATCTGGATTACCGGGTCAGCACAACGGTACGGAATGTGATTCTTTCAGGCTATTTCGACTCGATTGGCATTTACCAGGCCGTTTCAGACAGACAGCAAAAGCTCGCCCAGCAGTGGCTGGAGATACTCGGTATCGATAAACGCACCGCCGACGCCGCCTTTCACAGTCTCTCGTGGGGGCAACAGCGGCTGGCGCTGATTGTTCGCTCGCTGGTAAAACACCCGACCTTATTGATTCTTGACGAACCCTTGCAGGGACTGGATCCCCTGAACCGCCAGTTGATTCGCCGCTTTGTTGATGTATTAATTAGCGAAGGCGACACGCAGTTGCTGTTTGTTTCACATCACGCCGAAGATGCCCCCGCTTGTATTACCCATCGTCTGGAATTCGTACCGCAAGGCGAAACGTATATCTATCAACAAAGCAAATTGTGTTAA
- the modE gene encoding molybdenum-dependent transcriptional regulator codes for MQAEILLTLKLQQKLFADPRRISLLKHIALSGSISQGAKDAGISYKSAWDAINEMNLLSEQTLVERATGGKGGGGAVLTRYGQRLIQLYDLLAQIQQKAFDVLSDDDALPLNSLLAAISRFSLQTSARNQWLGTITARDHDQVQQHVDVLLADGETRLKVAITAQSGQRLGLEEGKEVLVLLKAPWVSITENDAPAVAADNQLKGQISHIERGAEQCEVLMTLPDGQTLCATVPVADAATLTEGANVTAYFAADKVIIATLC; via the coding sequence ATGCAAGCCGAAATCCTTCTCACCCTGAAACTACAGCAAAAACTGTTTGCTGACCCTCGCCGCATCTCCTTGCTCAAACACATTGCGCTTTCCGGCTCGATTAGTCAGGGCGCGAAAGACGCCGGTATTAGCTATAAAAGCGCCTGGGATGCAATCAACGAAATGAATCTCCTCAGCGAGCAGACACTGGTTGAACGCGCAACAGGCGGTAAAGGCGGCGGCGGCGCGGTGTTAACCCGCTACGGCCAGCGACTGATTCAGCTTTACGATTTACTCGCTCAAATTCAGCAAAAAGCGTTCGATGTGTTAAGTGACGACGACGCACTGCCGCTCAACAGCCTGCTTGCGGCAATTTCTCGTTTTTCATTGCAAACCAGCGCGCGTAACCAATGGCTTGGCACCATCACCGCGCGTGACCACGACCAGGTACAGCAGCACGTTGACGTTCTGCTGGCGGATGGTGAAACGCGACTGAAAGTGGCGATTACCGCCCAGAGTGGCCAGCGCCTTGGCCTGGAAGAAGGGAAAGAAGTTCTCGTTTTGCTTAAGGCGCCGTGGGTGAGCATCACAGAGAATGACGCTCCTGCTGTAGCCGCAGACAATCAGCTTAAAGGTCAGATCAGCCATATTGAGCGCGGCGCAGAACAGTGCGAAGTGTTGATGACGCTGCCGGACGGCCAGACGCTGTGCGCGACGGTTCCGGTGGCGGATGCCGCGACGCTTACCGAAGGGGCGAACGTCACAGCGTATTTTGCTGCCGATAAGGTGATTATTGCGACGCTGTGCTGA
- the acrZ gene encoding multidrug efflux pump accessory protein AcrZ: MLELLKSLVFAVIMVPVVMAIILGLIYGLGEVFNIFSGIGKKDQPRQNH; the protein is encoded by the coding sequence ATGTTAGAGTTATTAAAAAGTCTGGTATTTGCCGTAATCATGGTACCTGTGGTGATGGCCATCATCCTCGGTCTGATCTACGGTCTTGGCGAAGTGTTTAACATTTTTTCCGGCATCGGTAAAAAAGACCAGCCCAGACAGAATCATTAA
- the modA gene encoding molybdate ABC transporter substrate-binding protein encodes MARTWLRLFAGATLSLTVAGHALADEGKITVFAAASLTNAMQDIAAQYKKEKNVDVVSSFASSSTLARQIEVGAPADLFISADQKWMDYTVEKKAIDTATRQTLLGNSLVVVAPKASAQKDFTIDSKTNWTSLLSGGRLAVGDPDHVPAGIYAKEALQKLGAWDTLSAKLAPAEDVRGALALVERSEAPLGIVYGSDAVASKGVRVVATFPEDSHKKVEYPIAIVDGHKNATVSAFYDYLKGPQAADIFKRYGFTTKS; translated from the coding sequence ATGGCTCGGACATGGTTACGCCTGTTTGCAGGGGCAACGTTATCTTTAACGGTTGCCGGACACGCGCTGGCAGATGAAGGTAAAATCACCGTTTTTGCGGCGGCTTCACTGACTAACGCAATGCAGGATATCGCTGCGCAGTACAAAAAAGAGAAGAACGTTGATGTCGTCTCCTCTTTTGCGTCATCTTCTACGCTGGCGCGCCAGATAGAAGTCGGAGCGCCTGCGGATCTGTTTATTTCTGCCGATCAGAAATGGATGGATTACACGGTTGAGAAAAAAGCGATAGACACCGCCACGCGGCAAACGCTGCTGGGCAACAGTCTGGTGGTTGTGGCGCCGAAAGCGAGCGCGCAGAAAGACTTTACTATCGACAGCAAAACAAACTGGACGTCGCTGCTCAGCGGTGGTCGTCTGGCGGTAGGCGATCCGGACCACGTTCCGGCGGGGATCTACGCGAAAGAGGCGCTGCAAAAACTCGGTGCCTGGGATACGCTGTCAGCGAAGCTGGCACCGGCTGAAGACGTTCGCGGCGCGCTGGCGTTGGTAGAACGTAGCGAAGCGCCGCTGGGCATTGTTTATGGGTCTGACGCCGTTGCCAGCAAAGGCGTGAGAGTTGTCGCGACCTTCCCGGAAGACTCGCATAAAAAAGTGGAATACCCCATCGCAATTGTGGATGGACATAAAAACGCAACGGTCAGCGCGTTCTACGACTACCTGAAAGGACCGCAGGCTGCCGACATTTTTAAACGTTATGGATTTACCACCAAGTCATGA
- the modB gene encoding molybdate ABC transporter permease subunit, translated as MILTDPEWQAVLLSLKVSSLAVLVSLPFGIFFAWLLVRCTFPGKALLDSVLHLPLVLPPVVVGYLLLVSMGRRGIIGQWLYDWFGITFAFSWRGAVLAAAVMSFPLMVRAIRLALEGVDSKLEQAARTLGAGRWRVFLTITLPLTLPGIIVGTVLAFARSLGEFGATITFVSNIPGETRTIPSAMYTLIQTPGGESAAARLCVISIVLALVSLLISEWLARICRERVGR; from the coding sequence ATGATATTGACCGATCCTGAATGGCAGGCCGTTCTTCTGAGCCTGAAAGTTTCTTCCCTGGCGGTGCTGGTTAGCCTGCCGTTTGGGATCTTCTTTGCGTGGCTGCTGGTGCGCTGTACGTTCCCGGGCAAAGCCCTGTTAGATAGCGTACTGCATCTGCCGCTGGTTTTACCGCCGGTGGTGGTCGGCTATCTGCTACTGGTATCAATGGGACGACGTGGGATTATCGGCCAGTGGCTGTACGACTGGTTCGGGATTACCTTTGCGTTTAGCTGGCGCGGCGCCGTGCTTGCGGCGGCGGTGATGTCATTCCCGTTGATGGTGCGTGCCATCCGCCTCGCGCTGGAAGGGGTTGACAGTAAACTTGAGCAGGCCGCCCGCACGCTGGGTGCCGGGCGCTGGCGCGTTTTTCTTACTATTACACTGCCGCTGACGCTGCCGGGCATTATTGTCGGGACTGTTCTGGCCTTTGCCCGCTCGCTTGGTGAGTTTGGCGCCACTATTACCTTCGTCTCCAATATCCCCGGCGAAACGCGTACCATCCCTTCGGCGATGTACACCCTGATTCAGACCCCCGGCGGTGAAAGCGCCGCGGCGAGGTTATGCGTTATCTCTATTGTGCTGGCGCTGGTTTCATTACTGATTTCAGAATGGCTGGCGCGGATTTGTCGTGAGCGGGTGGGGCGATAA
- the modC gene encoding molybdenum ABC transporter ATP-binding protein ModC produces MLELNFSQTLGNHCLTINETLPTNGITAIFGVSGAGKTSLINAISGLTQPQTGRIVLNDRVLNDAEKGICLAPEKRRVGYIFQDARLFPHYKVRGNLRYGMAKSMSGQFDKLVALLGIGPLLDRLPGSLSGGEKQRVAIGRALLTAPELLLLDEPLASLDIPRKRELLPYLQRLAREINIPMLYVSHSLDEILHLADNVMVLENGQVKAFGALEEVWGSSVMHPWLPKEQQSSILKVSVLEHHPHYAMTALALGDQHLWVNKLDKPLQSAMRVRIQASDVSLVLQPPQQTSIRNILRAKVAGCYDDNGQVEVQLEVGGKTLWARISPWARDELGIKPGLWLYAQIKSVSITA; encoded by the coding sequence ATGCTGGAACTGAACTTCTCCCAGACGCTGGGTAACCACTGCCTGACAATCAACGAAACGTTGCCCACTAACGGGATCACCGCCATTTTTGGTGTCTCCGGAGCCGGGAAAACGTCGCTTATTAATGCCATTAGCGGGCTGACGCAGCCGCAAACAGGGCGCATCGTGCTCAACGACCGGGTGTTAAACGACGCGGAAAAGGGCATTTGTCTGGCGCCGGAAAAACGGCGGGTGGGTTACATCTTTCAGGATGCGCGCCTGTTCCCGCATTATAAAGTGCGCGGTAATCTGCGCTACGGCATGGCGAAAAGCATGAGCGGGCAGTTTGATAAGCTGGTGGCGCTGCTGGGCATTGGTCCCCTGTTGGATCGTCTGCCAGGCAGTCTTTCCGGTGGCGAAAAACAGCGTGTGGCGATTGGCCGCGCGCTACTTACCGCGCCAGAACTGCTGTTGCTGGACGAACCGCTCGCCTCGTTAGATATCCCCCGCAAACGTGAACTCCTGCCGTATCTGCAACGGCTGGCGCGGGAAATTAATATCCCAATGCTCTACGTCAGCCATTCGCTCGATGAGATCCTCCATTTGGCCGATAACGTAATGGTGCTGGAAAACGGTCAGGTAAAAGCCTTCGGCGCGCTGGAAGAGGTGTGGGGCAGCAGCGTTATGCATCCGTGGCTGCCGAAAGAGCAGCAGAGTAGCATTCTTAAAGTGAGCGTGTTGGAACACCATCCGCATTACGCCATGACGGCGCTGGCGTTGGGCGACCAGCATTTGTGGGTCAATAAGCTGGATAAACCGCTCCAGAGCGCCATGCGTGTACGCATTCAGGCATCGGACGTTTCACTGGTGCTGCAACCGCCGCAGCAGACCAGTATCCGCAATATTCTGCGCGCGAAGGTCGCCGGCTGCTATGACGATAACGGTCAGGTGGAAGTGCAGCTTGAAGTCGGCGGAAAAACGCTTTGGGCGCGTATCAGCCCATGGGCCAGGGACGAACTGGGGATCAAACCTGGCCTCTGGCTTTACGCGCAAATTAAAAGCGTTTCGATCACCGCCTGA
- a CDS encoding pyridoxal phosphatase produces the protein MTARVIALDLDGTLLTPQKTLLPSSLEALSRAREAGFQLIIVTGRHHVAIHPFYQALALDTPAICCNGTYLYDYRAKRVLESDPMPVNQALQLIEMLETHHIHGLMYVDDAMLYEHPTGHVIRTANWAQTLPPAQRPVFTQVPSLAQAAQTVNAVWKFALTDEDIPKLQQFGKTVEQQLGLECEWSWHDQVDIARQGNSKGKRLTQWIESQGWSMENVVAFGDNYNDISMLEAAGTGVAMGNADDAVKARANIVIGDNTTDSVAKFIYTHLL, from the coding sequence ATGACTGCACGCGTGATTGCCCTGGATTTAGACGGGACTTTACTGACCCCGCAAAAAACTCTGCTTCCCTCCTCTCTCGAAGCGCTCTCCCGCGCCAGAGAAGCCGGCTTCCAACTTATCATTGTCACGGGGCGGCATCACGTCGCGATTCACCCTTTTTATCAGGCACTGGCGCTGGATACACCTGCAATTTGCTGTAATGGCACCTATTTGTATGATTATCGTGCAAAACGTGTCCTTGAATCCGACCCCATGCCGGTAAACCAGGCGCTGCAACTCATTGAAATGCTGGAAACCCATCACATCCACGGGTTGATGTATGTGGATGACGCCATGCTGTATGAACATCCCACCGGGCATGTCATCCGCACAGCGAACTGGGCGCAAACGCTGCCGCCGGCGCAACGCCCGGTCTTTACTCAGGTACCCTCGCTTGCACAGGCCGCGCAAACGGTAAATGCAGTGTGGAAGTTTGCTCTTACCGACGAAGATATTCCTAAGCTGCAACAGTTCGGCAAAACGGTGGAACAGCAGCTCGGCCTGGAATGCGAATGGTCCTGGCACGATCAGGTGGATATTGCGCGCCAGGGTAACAGTAAGGGCAAACGCCTCACTCAGTGGATCGAATCTCAGGGGTGGTCGATGGAAAATGTGGTGGCCTTCGGGGATAACTACAACGACATCAGCATGCTGGAAGCGGCAGGCACCGGCGTCGCGATGGGCAATGCCGACGACGCGGTGAAAGCGCGCGCCAACATCGTTATTGGTGATAACACCACCGACAGCGTGGCGAAATTTATCTACACCCACCTGCTGTAA
- the pgl gene encoding 6-phosphogluconolactonase — protein sequence MKQTVYTASPESQQIHVWSLNHDGGLQLVQVVDVPGQVQPMVVSPDKRYLYVGVRPEFRVLAYRIAPDDGALTFAAESALPGSPTHISTDHHGRFIFVGSYNAGNVSVTRLEDGLPAGVVDVVEGMDGCHSANISPDNRTLWVPALKQDRICLFTLSDDGKLVAQEPAEVTTVEGAGPRHMAFHPNQQYAYCVNELNSSVDVWQLKNPHGEIECVQTLDMMPEEFSDTRWAADIHITPDGRHLYACDRTASLITVFSVSEDGSVLTKEGYQPTETQPRGFNVDHSGKYLIAAGQKSHHIAVYEIQGQQGLLTEKGRYAVGQGPMWVVVNAH from the coding sequence ATGAAGCAAACAGTTTATACCGCCAGTCCTGAAAGCCAGCAGATCCACGTCTGGAGCCTGAACCACGACGGTGGGCTTCAGCTTGTGCAGGTGGTTGATGTCCCTGGGCAAGTTCAGCCGATGGTGGTCAGCCCGGATAAACGTTATCTGTATGTGGGCGTGCGCCCGGAATTTCGTGTACTGGCTTACCGGATTGCGCCCGATGATGGCGCGCTGACGTTTGCGGCGGAATCGGCATTGCCGGGCAGCCCGACGCACATCTCGACCGATCATCATGGACGCTTTATTTTTGTCGGTTCGTACAATGCCGGTAACGTCAGCGTGACCCGACTGGAAGACGGTCTTCCGGCTGGCGTTGTGGACGTGGTTGAAGGGATGGACGGCTGCCACTCCGCCAATATTTCCCCGGACAACCGGACGCTGTGGGTGCCGGCGCTGAAGCAGGATCGCATCTGCCTGTTTACCCTCTCTGATGACGGTAAGTTAGTGGCGCAGGAGCCTGCGGAAGTGACCACCGTTGAAGGTGCGGGGCCGCGCCATATGGCGTTCCATCCGAATCAGCAATACGCTTACTGCGTCAATGAACTCAACAGCTCCGTAGACGTCTGGCAGTTGAAAAATCCACACGGTGAAATCGAGTGTGTGCAAACGCTGGATATGATGCCTGAGGAGTTCTCCGATACGCGCTGGGCGGCGGATATTCACATCACGCCTGATGGCCGCCATCTGTATGCCTGCGATCGTACCGCCAGTCTGATCACCGTGTTCAGCGTTTCGGAAGATGGCAGCGTACTCACCAAAGAAGGCTACCAGCCGACAGAAACCCAGCCGCGTGGCTTTAACGTCGATCACAGCGGGAAATACCTGATTGCCGCCGGACAGAAATCGCACCATATCGCGGTGTACGAGATTCAGGGGCAGCAAGGGTTGCTGACAGAAAAAGGGCGTTATGCAGTGGGTCAGGGCCCAATGTGGGTAGTCGTTAACGCGCACTAA
- a CDS encoding LysR family transcriptional regulator, which yields MKHELSSMKAFVTLAESESFNKAAKLLNITQPALTRRIKKMEEDLHVILFERTTRNIKLTKAGRMLLPEARELIRKLDETLFNVRGINAYQHGRVTLACIPTAVFYFLPLAIGKFNELYPNIKVRIMEQGTNNCMESVLCNEADFGINMNSLTNSAIEFTPLVNEPFVLACRRDHPLASQQLVEWQELVNYKLIGVRSSSGNRLLIEQKLADKPWKLNWFYEVRHLSTSLGLVEAGLGVSALPGLALPQMPHPTLTGIPLVEPVIRRTLGIIRRRDTLLTPPAGRFFNLLLNLWTDENDRLWKPIAEPLS from the coding sequence ATGAAACATGAATTATCCAGTATGAAGGCTTTCGTTACGCTTGCAGAGTCCGAATCATTTAACAAAGCCGCTAAATTACTTAATATCACGCAACCTGCATTAACGCGCAGGATAAAAAAGATGGAAGAAGATTTACACGTTATCCTTTTTGAGAGAACGACGCGTAATATCAAATTAACAAAAGCGGGGAGAATGTTATTGCCTGAAGCCCGGGAATTGATAAGAAAATTGGATGAGACTTTATTTAATGTTCGCGGGATCAATGCTTACCAGCATGGGAGAGTGACGCTTGCCTGCATTCCGACAGCGGTTTTCTATTTTCTACCATTAGCGATTGGGAAATTTAATGAGCTATATCCCAATATTAAAGTGCGCATTATGGAACAGGGCACGAATAATTGTATGGAATCGGTCCTTTGTAACGAGGCCGACTTCGGCATAAATATGAACAGCCTCACAAATTCCGCGATCGAATTCACGCCCCTGGTGAACGAACCGTTTGTACTGGCCTGCCGCCGCGATCATCCATTGGCCAGTCAACAACTGGTCGAATGGCAGGAACTGGTCAATTACAAACTGATTGGCGTTCGCTCATCCAGCGGCAACCGCTTATTGATTGAGCAAAAACTGGCCGATAAACCGTGGAAACTGAACTGGTTCTATGAGGTGCGCCACCTGTCAACATCGCTCGGGTTGGTTGAGGCTGGACTGGGCGTCTCGGCATTACCCGGGCTTGCCTTGCCGCAAATGCCGCACCCGACGCTAACGGGCATTCCGCTGGTTGAACCGGTGATCAGGCGTACATTGGGGATTATTCGCCGTAGGGATACGCTGCTGACGCCACCGGCAGGGCGTTTTTTTAATCTGCTCTTGAATTTATGGACGGACGAGAATGACCGCTTGTGGAAGCCGATCGCAGAGCCGTTGTCCTGA
- a CDS encoding 4-oxalomesaconate tautomerase: protein MRKIPCTMMRGGTSRGAFLLAEHLPEEPAQRDAVLMAIMGSGNELEIDGIGGGNPLTSKVAIMSPSVDPRADVDYLFAQVLVHEQRVDTTPNCGNMLSAVGAFAIEQGLVSATHPTTRVRIRNVNTNTFMEADVHTPNGVVEYDGTARIDGVPGTAAPVALTFLNAAGAKTGKIFPTGKRIDYFDDVPVTCMDMATPVVIIPAENMAKSGYELPAELDSDKELLARIESIRRQAGLAMGLGDVSNKVIPKPILISAARKGGAITARYFMPHTCHKALAITGAIALASSCAVEGTVTRQITSSTVYGNINIEHPGGSLDINLSNEGNDPSGIRASVIRTARKIFAGEVYLP from the coding sequence GTGAGAAAAATACCTTGCACAATGATGCGTGGTGGGACCTCCAGAGGGGCTTTTTTATTAGCGGAACATTTGCCCGAGGAACCAGCGCAGCGGGATGCCGTATTAATGGCAATTATGGGTTCCGGCAATGAACTGGAAATAGACGGCATTGGCGGCGGTAATCCGCTGACCAGCAAAGTGGCTATTATGAGTCCTTCAGTGGATCCCCGCGCAGATGTTGATTACCTTTTTGCCCAGGTTCTCGTCCATGAACAGCGTGTCGATACCACACCTAACTGTGGCAATATGCTGTCCGCCGTGGGGGCATTTGCCATAGAACAAGGGCTGGTTTCCGCCACGCATCCCACCACCCGGGTGCGCATCCGCAACGTCAATACCAATACGTTTATGGAAGCCGATGTACACACGCCCAACGGTGTTGTGGAATATGACGGAACGGCAAGAATCGACGGTGTGCCTGGAACAGCAGCCCCCGTCGCGTTGACGTTTCTGAATGCCGCAGGCGCGAAAACCGGGAAAATCTTCCCGACCGGAAAACGGATTGATTATTTTGACGATGTTCCCGTGACGTGCATGGATATGGCAACGCCAGTGGTAATCATTCCGGCCGAAAATATGGCGAAGTCGGGATATGAATTACCGGCAGAACTCGACAGCGATAAAGAATTATTAGCGCGGATTGAATCTATACGTCGACAGGCAGGATTAGCGATGGGGTTGGGTGACGTCAGTAATAAGGTTATACCAAAACCCATTTTAATTTCTGCCGCCAGAAAAGGCGGTGCCATCACAGCCCGTTATTTTATGCCCCACACCTGCCATAAAGCGTTGGCGATTACCGGCGCAATTGCGTTGGCCAGTAGTTGTGCCGTTGAGGGCACCGTTACGCGGCAAATCACCTCATCCACGGTATATGGCAATATCAATATCGAACACCCGGGCGGCAGTCTTGATATTAATTTGAGTAATGAAGGGAATGATCCTTCAGGAATTCGCGCCTCGGTGATTCGCACTGCCCGAAAGATTTTTGCCGGTGAGGTTTATCTTCCCTGA
- a CDS encoding anion permease, translating to MNVKSLWKLILILAIPCIIGMIPAPAGLTELAWVLFGIYLAAIVGLVIKPFPEPVVLLLAVGASMVVVGNIGDGVLKSSSVLSGYASGTTWLVFSAFTLSAAFVTTGLGKRIAYILIGKIGNTTLGLGYVTVFLDLVLAPATPSNTARAGGIVLPIINSVAVALGSEPDKSPRRVGHYLMMSVYMVTKTTSYMFFTAMAGNILALKMINDICHLQISWGGWALAAALPGIVMLLATPLMIYFMYPPEIKKVDNKTIAKAGLAELGPMKGREKLLLGIFVLALLGWIFSKNLGVNEATVAIVVMGAMLLFGVVTWDDVVKNKGGWNTLIWYGGIIGLSSLLSKVNFFDWLAELFKNNLSFGNHGNVAFFVILFLSIIVRYFFASGSAYIVAMMPVFAMLANVSGAPLMLTALALLFSNSYGGMVTHYGGAAGPVIFGVGYNDIKSWWLVGAMLTFLTFLVHITLGVWWWNLLIGWNML from the coding sequence ATGAATGTGAAATCGTTATGGAAGCTAATTCTCATATTAGCGATCCCTTGTATTATTGGCATGATTCCCGCTCCAGCGGGGTTAACTGAACTGGCATGGGTGCTTTTTGGTATTTACCTGGCGGCCATTGTGGGGCTGGTCATTAAACCTTTTCCGGAACCTGTGGTACTGCTGCTTGCGGTTGGCGCCTCGATGGTGGTGGTGGGTAACATCGGTGATGGAGTATTAAAAAGCAGCAGCGTATTGAGCGGCTATGCCTCGGGTACGACATGGTTGGTCTTCTCGGCCTTTACCCTGAGCGCCGCTTTTGTCACAACCGGGTTGGGTAAGCGCATCGCTTATATCCTGATCGGGAAAATTGGCAATACGACGCTCGGGTTGGGTTATGTGACTGTTTTTCTCGATCTGGTTTTGGCGCCGGCGACGCCGTCAAACACCGCGCGAGCAGGCGGCATTGTCTTACCTATCATCAACAGCGTGGCGGTCGCGCTGGGTTCAGAGCCGGACAAGAGCCCGCGCCGTGTCGGTCATTATCTGATGATGTCGGTCTACATGGTGACCAAAACCACCAGCTATATGTTCTTTACCGCCATGGCGGGCAATATCCTGGCATTGAAAATGATCAACGATATCTGCCATTTGCAAATTAGTTGGGGTGGCTGGGCGCTGGCTGCCGCGCTGCCGGGTATTGTGATGCTGTTGGCGACGCCATTGATGATCTACTTCATGTACCCGCCAGAAATCAAAAAGGTCGACAACAAAACCATTGCCAAAGCCGGTCTTGCGGAACTGGGGCCGATGAAAGGGCGCGAAAAGTTACTGCTCGGCATTTTTGTCCTCGCGTTGCTGGGGTGGATTTTCAGTAAAAACCTTGGCGTTAACGAAGCGACTGTCGCCATTGTAGTGATGGGGGCGATGCTGCTGTTTGGCGTGGTCACCTGGGATGACGTGGTTAAAAACAAGGGTGGCTGGAATACATTAATCTGGTACGGCGGGATTATTGGCCTGAGTTCGTTATTATCAAAAGTGAACTTTTTCGACTGGCTCGCTGAGCTCTTCAAAAATAATCTCTCATTCGGAAATCACGGCAATGTTGCCTTCTTTGTTATTTTGTTTCTGAGCATTATTGTGCGTTATTTCTTTGCCTCAGGCAGTGCTTATATTGTGGCAATGATGCCGGTATTTGCCATGCTGGCGAATGTCTCGGGCGCACCGCTGATGCTAACCGCGCTGGCGTTACTCTTCTCAAACTCCTATGGCGGCATGGTGACGCATTACGGCGGCGCAGCCGGTCCGGTTATTTTCGGCGTTGGCTATAACGACATTAAATCGTGGTGGCTGGTTGGCGCAATGCTGACATTTCTGACGTTCCTCGTTCATATCACGCTGGGTGTCTGGTGGTGGAACCTGTTAATCGGCTGGAACATGCTTTAA